In one window of Ptiloglossa arizonensis isolate GNS036 chromosome 5, iyPtiAriz1_principal, whole genome shotgun sequence DNA:
- the Ran gene encoding RAN, member RAS oncogene family — MAPESDMPTFKCVLVGDGGTGKTTFVKRHLTGEFEKKYVATLGVEVHPLIFHTNRGAIRFNVWDTAGQEKFGGLRDGYYIQGQCAVIMFDVTSRVTYKNVPNWHRDLVRVCENIPIVLCGNKVDIKDRKVKAKSIVFHRKKNLQYYDISAKSNYNFEKPFLWLARKLIGDPNLEFVAMPALLPPEVTMDPQWQQQIEKDLKEAQETALPEDDEDL, encoded by the exons ATGGCACCGGAATCTGATATGCCTACTTTCAAGTGCGTCTTGGTTGGTGATGGTGGTACTGGAAAAACAACATTTGTCAAACGACATTTAACCGGTGAATTTGAGAAAAAATACGTCGCGACTTTAGGCGTGGAAGTACACCCTTTGATCTTCCACACGAATCGGGGAGCAATTCGATTCAATGTGTGGGATACGGCTGGACAAGAGAAGTTTGGTGGTCTTCGTGATGGTTACTACATTCAAGGACAATGTGCTGTCATTATGTTTGACGTTACGtcaagagtaacgtataaaaatGTACCAAACTGGCATAGGGACTTGGTGCGAGTTTGTGAAAATATACCTATCGTACTCTGTGGCAACAAAGTCGATATTAAGGATAGGAAAGTAAAAGCCAAGAGCATTGTTTTCCATAGAAAGAAGAATTTACAG TACTACGATATCAGTGCAAAGAGCAACTACAACTTTGAGAAACCTTTCTTATGGTTGGCGCGTAAATTGATTGGCGACCCAAATCTAGAATTTGTCGCTATGCCAGCTCTTCTTCCACCCGAGGTTACCATGGACCCACAATGGCAACAACAGATAGAAAAAGATCTGAAGGAAGCCCAAGAGACTGCATTACCAGAAGATGACGAAGACCTTTAG